Part of the Porites lutea chromosome 14, jaPorLute2.1, whole genome shotgun sequence genome, ATGGGACAGAGAAGAAAGGTAActcaataatattttatttgcctttttgTTTCCAAAGGGTTCAGTTTTCATTGTGTTTCCTATTCACCTTTTCTCCATAATACCTGTTTCAACAATACGTATAAGCAGTTGATCCCACACAATTTTTTCAGGAACCTCCTTTTGGTCCGAAACTGGTATCTACACGTATTTTGTGCCTTGCTTTGAAGTTTACCTGTTATCTTTTACATCCGAATGCACTCCTGAATTGTTGTTTCTACTAGTATCTAAGGACTGATTAAGAAGCAGCATCAGgaagttgttttttctttctgccctttgtattttttatcaaGTCGTTGGCTGTCGACCTGTCTTTCACAGCGTTAACCTCTGCTTATTGGGAAAAATCATGTAAAACATACAGCTCTAGTAGCCATAATGTAAGTGCATGTAATCACTGTTATTCAACTGAAGGTCATGTACATGCGTGTTACATACATGGTATCATGTACATTGTAATGACATCCTCATGCCACAAGGATGTGTGCAACATTTCTTTAAatgaaacaagaatattattaattttttcctttttctttttcagaactCCCCTCTCTACATCTGTAACCATCAGTCCACAAAAATTAGACCCTCTGAAGGAAATTCAGTTGTTGaagcaacaacaagaacaacttCAACAACTTCAGGAGCTTGAGAAACGTTTTAAGCAAACATCTTCTACATCGTATGCATCACCTTCTTCATCAGCTAGTTCTTCCACATACAACAGCCAAACAGCGTCTACAACTTACATGAGTGCAGAGAGAACACATGCTGGGTTTCAAGACAAAAGTAAGTATCAATATACCttaacaggaaacaaaataatcCATTGCAATGTTCCATTGTCTTCAATGATGTTATAAGATTTGATGTTCACTTACTGAAAATGATGGATCTACAAGCTACAACATAATGGATCTACAAGCTACAACATGGGGTTTCACTGAAAAGTTTGAAATGTTTTCTTAAGTCATGGTCTTCTTATGACCTGAAGACCAGGCTATGTTTACATGGCATTAAGGTTAACCCTGGagatgcccccccccccacccccttgagTCGCACATTTGGAAGGTTGGCCCATACAGGTAAGAGTTTGAATTAACCTTCATTGCTATTAAGGGAGGCACTCTCAGTTCAAAGGTGGAGGAggctcccctcccctccccccctgcaTTGCACATTTAGAAGGTTGTTCCATACAGTAACCTCCATTCCTATTAAGGGAGGGACTGTCCGTTCAAATGCACATGTAGATTTCTTCTTTAATCCCCTTCCTGAACCACCTACGAAACAAGGACATGGGACAGAACACAATATGATCATGGGTGTAATGAGCACACAAGACATTCTGTTGCATCACAGTTTTGATGCACACTTAGATCATGTGCCATAGATCAGACCAGCACACATATAGACTGTAGCATTTTAATGTTTGATTTGGGcgtgggcggggggggggggggtagggggcgGGGTACAGTGGTATAGACTTTATCTGGAACAACGTTGAAATCTCGTCATTATGTTGTAGGTTCTACCGAGAAAACTATGCCACAGAAGCCAAAAAAACCACCTTGCAAGTTCTTTCCGAAGTGTCGCTTTGGAAACAACTGCCATTTTCAACATCCACCATGCAGTTCAGGCTCAAGGTTAGCTCTAAAAATAATGTAGGAACAATGTTAATGAAAGGATATGTAGAGCCTTGCTGTAAGTGGATCTTGATCCAGGCTTCTCAATAGATTTTTAAGTAGGAGGTGATCACTGATAAAGTAGGAGGCTCTTCAGCAAAGCCAGAGgtgtcaaaacaaagcaaagaaaagcgaCCTAAACACAAAGTAAGCGGCTATAAATCCCAAAGTAAGAGGCGATCAATCGCCGGGTGCCGccttctattgagaaccctgtTGATCCAGTGTGATATACAAGCATATTGAAAGGAGAATCTAGCAATATGTCATAAGTCATTTAGGGCTTTTTTACACACACCCCTTTGTACTCAGTGGAAATTATGACTCTAATTGAGATCAGATCTTGCCTTTTCACCAGTGCACACCAGAGAGAGGTTGTCAAGGTACATGTGTACTAAGCCTTTActtccatttttgtttaaatGCCAAGCatgtttcctctttttctcttcACTTTTTTGTGGCCACCTgattttttgacagaaaaaaatgcaaCTGTTTTATGCAATTCTTATTTTTTACACCAACCATTAATgacatttattttttggaaaaccatTAATGGGAAGAATTTCcatttcacaaaattaatcattttgactattgaattttttatttacagtgTAGTAAATATTACAATTCATATTATCAAAAAAGTGCTCCTTTTCCCTTTTTGCTGCATCATTTCACATCTATAAAACTTCTTTAGGTCAAGTTTTTGCATAGTGTTGAACATCTTTTACAACAATGTACTGAAGGAGTACTTTTTCTCTTTCAGATGCACAAGTGGTGATTGTATATTTGACCACAGTGCTGATCCCACAACTGAAGAAACTCCAGAGGAACCAGAATACCCAGGTACACTACTCACCTCTGTTAAAGGACTAAGactattataaattattattatatttaggcattgaactTTTTCCCATTGTTTGTTGCAATCTATGGCAAGGATTGGTAGAGATTTAAACTTGACAAAGTTGGCCCATCTTTTTCAAGGTTTAATGCTACGCCtgcaaaaatcataaaaaaaaacccaaatcattatggttagtgctccctgatgaaatttcttTGATATTATGCTTCATAACTTTACAGGAGCATTTTGAGTCCTTAAATCTATCACTCCCAGAGTTAATTGATGGGTAATTATGGTTAATACCGgtaattaccattattaattttgctgtttccttttgtttttagaaTTAGAGGCCTTTACTGAGACAACTGAGACATTCAGTGGAGTCATGTCGCAGTTTTCGTCGAGAGGAGACCAGATTCCTGGTATAGGAGATGGTGAATTCCCCGTGGTACCTGCCAAACCAGAAGAGGAGTCTGTAGAAGGTCTGTTGAAATAACTCTTTCACTCTTAAACTCAAATGTCATCGAAAATCCCAAATTTCATGTagagtaataatattattgaaagATCACTTATGCTACACTAGAACActcatttcatccacagactcaaaagttagaaccaccttgtacagcatactaaacagtaccacaggaaagtactgctcagcattttttgtttgaatggtcacaccatagcaTTTTGTCAACagaatcaaaagttaaaactacattACCTGGTACATGTCCTTGAAGTTGCCTCAGCCAAATTTGATTACATGTATTCCTTATTTTAGGTGATGACAAATACCAGCTTGGAGATGGTAGTTACCAGGAAAACAATTATGAGGTAAACATAAAGTTTAACGATTTTAGTCTGAGCCAATGCAAAACTTTAAGCTGAAGGAAAAGTTGGCCAAAAATTAAATATCTGCTCTAGGCTAaactaaaattcaaattcagaTTTTTGCAACCTTCCTAATGTATGTGCCACAATGCATGTAACTGTCACAAATGATATGCCCTATGGGTATCTGCCACTTCCACATACAGTGTATGTGTACCACACAATAGCCATTTTGCACATTGACATTAGAAGGGCAAATTTAAGCTGCCAAGTTCAATATTATTAATGTAAATTGCAAAGTTTTACATAATGAATAACTTTAGGCAGTAGAGTTGAAAAGAATACCCGGATAGAAAGAGtataaatgcaaaaatttttgtttacagactCAACTTGCTTGTCTAACACACACATGTAtaagggctgtgctctagcagtacCTGGTTGGCCCATGGCGCTTAAGGTTTGCTCTggggcaactagaaaatctatgttttttttcacagaaatcatatgctgggcaccctgaaTTTCACAGGTTCAGGGCACTGtactcccttcaatttttcttagtaAGAGCGTAGCCTTGTGTATAAGGGCTATTCTTGGAGCAACTAACCCAGAGATTATGTTAAGTACTCTACTCTCCCAACGTGTAAATAAAgtcgtgtctgatagcccggggctagtggatttgttatcgggctagtgatttctgttcttaacttgcgcaacgggcaagtgctgttttttggggaaattcagattacagaaaGATTGGAATAAATCCTGccaatcaaaaagggttttgagagctagttgaaatgacttgtgggctagtacatgctagatacagcttgcccgaatggcaggcagtaaaacaaactttctttgcaccctgtctCTTAAAGGCTCCTCAAGATGACTACATGGAGGTTGAAAATGAACAGTATACAGAAGGAGGAGTCGATGAACAACAATCAGTCCCTGAACAGACCACCCAATATGCAGCAGATCAAGACAAAACACATGGTGAACAATGGCAGTGGCAGGCTGAAAATGAATGGGGAAGGCCTGCTTACCATCAGGAGCATGCTGGTGATGCAGGTATTGTAAATTCAGACTTGGCAACCGTCGCTTACAAATTGAAACGGGCAGACATACAGTACCTGAAACTCCAGAAAATCTTTGAATTTGCCCTTTCTGCCACTTAAATGAAGTTGAACACGAAATACTCTTTCTATTAGTAATCTTTATGATAGTCTTTGATCTAACTTTTACAGAAACGTTAGTAATAGATATCCCCTTTTTAAACCTgagaattctgtttttaacttgcccgatgggcaagtgatgtttttgtgAGGAAtttaaataacagaagaactgtgaaaccAATTGTGCTAGTCAgcaagtttttggggctagttgaaatgacatctggtCTAGTAATTGTTAGCTTCAGCATGCCttaatggcaagctgtaaaaatgattttctttgcaccccgCAACTCTCACTCATTTCATTCTGAACTGTTCACTAAGTGAGTTATTAATTTCTATCTTGCAGGCTCCTCTCAGGAGGCGGATTGGCTATCGGCTAGAGGCAGGTTCTCCAGATGGGGTGAAGGTGAACCTCCTCCAGGAAGAGAGGGGAGGATGCCTGTGCCAAGAGAGGGTGACAGTGAAGGTTCAGGTGACAGACGAGATTGGAGACCACCCCTTGAGAGAGATGAGTGGGGACGTCCAAGGCCTCCTCACCCAAGAGATGAAAGGGAGAGTGCCCTTGGAGGGCATGAAAGAGACAGAAGGCCACCATTTCCTGATGAGCGTGGCAGAGGGCAGCCTTTCCCTTCTGATGAACGAGGAATGAGACCCCCCTGGTGGGATGAGCGTGATGGAAGACCACCATTTCCAAGGGATGAACGAGGCAGACCACCTTATTTAAGAGATGAAAGAGAGAGGTCTTCTTTTTCACGAGAGGGTTGGGATGAAAGACCTCCTTTCATGAGAGACAGAGACCTTGGGCCACCATTCAGAGATGAGAGAGGAACAGAGCCCCCCGCAGAAAGAATTGAAGGTGAATCAGCTTCTAAAGATGGGAAGGAAGCCCATGAACAGAAAGAGTCATCTGAGAAAAATGTAGCTCCACAACATGAAATAAAGAGATCACCAGCTAAAGAGAGGCCACCCTTTCCAATAGATGAAAGAGATCGGCCACCCGTTCCAAGAGATGAAAGGGAACGGCCGCCTTTTCCAAGAGATGAAAGGGATCGTCCACCATTTCCAAGAGATGAGAGGGATCGGCCACCATTTCCGAGAGATGAAAGGGACCGACCACCATTTCCAAGAGATGAGTGGGATCGCCCACCATTCCCAAGGGATGAGTGGCATCGACCTCCTTTTCCACGAGATGGAAGAGATCGGCCGCCTTTCCCTCCAGACGATGGTGATTTTCCATTTCCACCAAGAGATGCTCGGGATCGTTGGCCACCACACCCAAGGGATGACAGAGAAAGATGGCCACCACATCCGAGGGAGGAAGTAGATGCATGGGCTTGGGAACGAGAGCATGGTCCCCCTGGCAGACCTTTATCTCCAAGGGGAAGAAGTAGAAGGGGAAGACCCCCATTCCATGAAGATCACAGGGGAAGACCCTTGTCACCACCTCCATGGCCCCCATTTGATCATCCCCGGAGGGGATGGTCTCCTCCCGGACGTGATTATCGGGGAAGATCTCCAACACGTGAAGAATTTGATCGATTTGGCCGGCCACCACCTCCACGTGATGCTGATTTCTTTGATGACCGAGGTAGACCACCACCACGGGATTGGGATCGAGAAGACTGTGAGTTTCTGAATATTATAATGTATCAGTATTGACAGTAATCAATTAAATTAAGTCTTCTTTGTAACTCtaaaggagcattttgtgtatgccTAAATAATGGCTTTAGCACAGAAGTGATCTAAAACGGCAATATCATTGTGATATAGTCCCTTTTAAGATAAACTGTTCATTGAGACAAAGAAGATTTCTGTGTCCATATGCAAGTGTGATTCTC contains:
- the LOC140925302 gene encoding uncharacterized protein isoform X2 gives rise to the protein MSQFSSRGDQIPGIGDGEFPVVPAKPEEESVEGDDKYQLGDGSYQENNYEAPQDDYMEVENEQYTEGGVDEQQSVPEQTTQYAADQDKTHGEQWQWQAENEWGRPAYHQEHAGDAGSSQEADWLSARGRFSRWGEGEPPPGREGRMPVPREGDSEGSGDRRDWRPPLERDEWGRPRPPHPRDERESALGGHERDRRPPFPDERGRGQPFPSDERGMRPPWWDERDGRPPFPRDERGRPPYLRDERERSSFSREGWDERPPFMRDRDLGPPFRDERGTEPPAERIEGESASKDGKEAHEQKESSEKNVAPQHEIKRSPAKERPPFPIDERDRPPVPRDERERPPFPRDERDRPPFPRDERDRPPFPRDERDRPPFPRDEWDRPPFPRDEWHRPPFPRDGRDRPPFPPDDGDFPFPPRDARDRWPPHPRDDRERWPPHPREEVDAWAWEREHGPPGRPLSPRGRSRRGRPPFHEDHRGRPLSPPPWPPFDHPRRGWSPPGRDYRGRSPTREEFDRFGRPPPPRDADFFDDRGRPPPRDWDREDWRRPPDDERFRERHHPDDRWRRSPPPYRDHPEHFPPDRPREWPRDEMRGPDERWYDEQAPTDRRPPHDDYYRDRPPYPEDRPMHDPANYPPHPEEAGHQSEPPRFEKKAEVVPVESILDSPGRESRPDRIVIILRGPPGSGKTHVARLIKDKEVSYGAHAPRILALDDYFLMEVEKTEKDPDTGKKIKKKVTEYVYEEEMEEAYRSSLFKSFTKTLEDGFFPVVIVDAIHDKVEHFEKYWSHAKQKGFEVYVAELMADAHDCAKRNSHNRTFEEINKMVSAWEETPVHHLRLDVRSLLQDAVITEVEMETADETADGDGAGTQAQEQAAQEDQGEPKIQVPSRSKWEDIEPAEDKLNKLDGIRPMKRRREESPPFLPSDDDDPYDEREEDMRIGKKRVRWADLEEKKVLEHRRRIGFCIGTDWSLLTDPNAEIPRM
- the LOC140925302 gene encoding uncharacterized protein isoform X1, translated to MSQFSSRGDQIPGIGDGEFPVVPAKPEEESVEGDDKYQLGDGSYQENNYEAPQDDYMEVENEQYTEGGVDEQQSVPEQTTQYAADQDKTHGEQWQWQAENEWGRPAYHQEHAGDAGSSQEADWLSARGRFSRWGEGEPPPGREGRMPVPREGDSEGSGDRRDWRPPLERDEWGRPRPPHPRDERESALGGHERDRRPPFPDERGRGQPFPSDERGMRPPWWDERDGRPPFPRDERGRPPYLRDERERSSFSREGWDERPPFMRDRDLGPPFRDERGTEPPAERIEGESASKDGKEAHEQKESSEKNVAPQHEIKRSPAKERPPFPIDERDRPPVPRDERERPPFPRDERDRPPFPRDERDRPPFPRDERDRPPFPRDEWDRPPFPRDEWHRPPFPRDGRDRPPFPPDDGDFPFPPRDARDRWPPHPRDDRERWPPHPREEVDAWAWEREHGPPGRPLSPRGRSRRGRPPFHEDHRGRPLSPPPWPPFDHPRRGWSPPGRDYRGRSPTREEFDRFGRPPPPRDADFFDDRGRPPPRDWDREDWRRPPDDERFRERHHPDDRWRRSPPPYRDHPEHFPPDRPREWPRDEMRGPDERWYDEQAPTDRRPPHDDYYRDRPPYPEDRPMHDPANYPPHPEEAGHQSEPPRFEKKAEVVPVESILDSPGRESRPDRIVIILRGPPGSGKTHVARLIKDKEVSYGAHAPRILALDDYFLMEVEKTEKDPDTGKKIKKKVTEYVYEEEMEEAYRSSLFKSFTKTLEDGFFPVVIVDAIHDKVEHFEKYWSHAKQKGFEVYVAELMADAHDCAKRNSHNRTFEEINKMVSAWEETPVHHLRLDVRSLLQDAVITEVEMETADETADGDGAGTQAQEQAAQEDQGEPKIQVPSRSKWEDIEPAEDKLNKLDGIRPMKRRREESPPFLPSDDDDPYDEREEDMRIGKKRVRWADLEEKKVLEHRRRIGFCIGTDWSLLTDPNAEIPRSSEVPARQQPSEQRQSEKKQDNLRWDFFI